From a single Nocardioides panacis genomic region:
- a CDS encoding rhomboid family intramembrane serine protease, translating into MSLPTRHQPRPRSRPLVAAQVILAFVALLYAVELVDTLMGHRLDEGGVRPREADGLDGILFAPLLHYGWGHLLANTLPLLVFGFLILLAGVARWAAVTAVVWVVGGVGTWFVGQPHSVHLGASVLAFGWLVYLLLRGVFARDASQVALGVILLLVYGGLLLGVLPGQPGISWQGHLFGALGGALAAYWFGVRDRERRTRRR; encoded by the coding sequence GTGAGCCTCCCGACCCGCCACCAGCCCCGGCCCCGGTCCCGGCCGCTGGTCGCGGCCCAGGTGATCCTGGCGTTCGTCGCGCTGCTGTACGCCGTGGAGCTGGTCGACACGCTGATGGGCCACCGGCTCGACGAGGGCGGCGTCCGGCCCCGCGAGGCGGACGGCCTGGACGGCATCCTGTTCGCGCCGCTGCTGCACTACGGCTGGGGCCACCTGCTCGCGAACACCCTGCCGCTGCTGGTGTTCGGCTTCCTGATCCTGCTCGCCGGCGTCGCCCGCTGGGCCGCCGTCACCGCCGTCGTCTGGGTGGTCGGGGGAGTGGGCACCTGGTTCGTCGGGCAGCCGCACTCGGTGCACCTCGGCGCGTCGGTGCTGGCGTTCGGCTGGCTGGTCTACCTGCTGCTGCGCGGGGTGTTCGCCCGCGACGCCTCCCAGGTGGCGCTCGGCGTGATCCTGCTCCTCGTGTACGGCGGCCTGCTGCTCGGCGTGCTGCCGGGGCAGCCCGGCATCTCGTGGCAGGGCCACCTGTTCGGGGCGCTCGGCGGGGCGCTCGCGGCGTACTGGTTCGGGGTGCGCGACCGGGAGCGGCGGACCCGGCGTAGGTAG
- a CDS encoding SDR family NAD(P)-dependent oxidoreductase: MRPLDQQTILITGATGGLGRALVHRAARHGMTVLAHGRDEQRLRALALEVEEATGTSIDTVVADLSDLREVDRLAAGVVDTYDELHVLVNNAGVGFGAPGSGREVSADGIELRFAVNHLAAYRLAARLATLLEVSAPARIVQVASAGQLALDPEDPLTEHGYDGVTAYRRAKLAQVMATYDLAGDLVGTGVSVTALHPATFMDTTMVRDAGQEPATTVEEGLDATWRLVAEEALDGVSGVYFDGQREGVTDPQADDPAARAWVRELSDRLIAGALTSR; encoded by the coding sequence ATGCGTCCCCTCGACCAGCAGACCATCCTGATCACCGGCGCGACGGGCGGGCTCGGCCGCGCCCTGGTGCACCGCGCCGCCCGTCACGGCATGACCGTCCTCGCGCACGGCCGGGACGAGCAGCGGCTGCGCGCCCTGGCGCTGGAGGTCGAGGAGGCCACCGGCACCAGCATCGACACCGTGGTCGCCGACCTGTCCGACCTCCGTGAGGTGGACCGGCTCGCGGCCGGCGTCGTGGACACCTACGACGAGCTGCACGTGCTGGTCAACAACGCCGGTGTCGGCTTCGGCGCCCCCGGGTCGGGCCGGGAGGTGAGCGCCGACGGCATCGAGCTGCGCTTCGCCGTCAACCACCTGGCGGCCTACCGGCTGGCCGCGCGGCTGGCCACCCTGCTCGAGGTCAGCGCGCCGGCCCGGATCGTCCAGGTCGCCTCCGCCGGGCAGCTCGCGCTCGACCCCGAGGACCCGCTGACCGAGCACGGGTACGACGGGGTGACGGCCTACCGGCGCGCCAAGCTGGCGCAGGTGATGGCCACCTACGACCTCGCCGGCGACCTGGTCGGCACCGGCGTGAGCGTCACCGCGCTGCACCCGGCGACGTTCATGGACACCACGATGGTCCGCGACGCCGGGCAGGAGCCGGCCACCACGGTCGAGGAGGGCCTGGACGCGACCTGGCGGCTGGTCGCCGAGGAGGCCCTCGACGGGGTCAGCGGCGTCTACTTCGACGGGCAGCGCGAGGGCGTCACCGACCCGCAGGCCGACGACCCGGCCGCGCGGGCCTGGGTGCGCGAGCTGTCCGACCGGCTGATCGCGGGGGCGCTCACCAGCCGGTGA
- a CDS encoding glycosyltransferase family 2 protein has translation MPALCDLVLPCRDEGPALRGLLPTVPDTFAVIVVDNGSTDDTAEVARSLGARVVREDRPGYGAAVHAGVEAATADYLAVMDGDGSFDPADLLVLLEEVRSGRADMATGRRRPVSRGVWPWHARAGNVAVLWWLRRRTGLPVHDIAPMRVCRRADLLALGVEDRRFGYPVELLQKAMLAGWRLTEQDIAYHPRAAGTRSKVSGSVRGTVRAARDFARVLS, from the coding sequence ATGCCCGCCCTCTGTGACCTGGTGCTGCCGTGCCGGGACGAAGGACCCGCCCTGCGTGGTCTGCTGCCCACCGTCCCCGACACGTTCGCGGTGATCGTCGTCGACAACGGGTCGACCGACGACACCGCCGAGGTGGCCCGCTCCCTCGGTGCGCGGGTCGTGCGCGAGGACCGGCCCGGGTACGGCGCGGCGGTGCACGCCGGCGTGGAGGCGGCGACGGCGGACTACCTCGCGGTGATGGACGGCGACGGCTCCTTCGACCCCGCCGACCTCCTGGTCCTGCTGGAGGAGGTCCGGTCCGGCCGCGCGGACATGGCGACCGGCCGCCGGCGCCCGGTGTCCCGCGGCGTGTGGCCCTGGCACGCCCGCGCCGGCAACGTGGCGGTGCTCTGGTGGCTGCGTCGCCGGACCGGCCTGCCGGTGCACGACATCGCCCCGATGCGGGTCTGCCGCCGCGCCGACCTGCTGGCCCTCGGGGTCGAGGACCGGCGCTTCGGCTACCCCGTCGAGCTGCTGCAGAAGGCGATGCTCGCGGGCTGGCGGCTCACCGAGCAGGACATCGCCTACCACCCCCGCGCCGCCGGCACCCGCTCCAAGGTGTCCGGCTCGGTGCGCGGCACCGTGCGGGCGGCCCGCGACTTCGCCCGGGTCCTGTCGTGA
- a CDS encoding M55 family metallopeptidase gives MKIFLSSDMEGTAGVVDWAQCRPGQPEYEHYRMLLQAEVNAAIEGAQAAGAQEFLVNDSHSTMQNLRPEGLAGHARYLSGRHKPLYMMQGLDSTFDAVFLVSYHGSMATSAPLSHTYNPRAIAQVRLNGTEVGESGVNALVALGYGVPVVLVTGDDVTAAEAARVSPGVRAAVVKTAVTRFAADSLHPEVARELIRSEAEAAVRGLGSAEPPAISLPATLDVTFRNPDLAELATWVTGVERTGTSTVAMTDDDPVRLFRRFITTVLLTRDLAE, from the coding sequence ATGAAGATCTTCCTCTCCTCCGACATGGAGGGCACGGCCGGCGTCGTCGACTGGGCGCAGTGCCGCCCGGGACAGCCGGAGTACGAGCACTACCGGATGCTGCTCCAGGCCGAGGTCAACGCCGCCATCGAGGGGGCCCAGGCGGCCGGGGCCCAGGAGTTCCTGGTCAACGACTCGCACTCGACGATGCAGAACCTGCGGCCCGAGGGCCTCGCCGGCCACGCGCGGTACCTCTCCGGCCGGCACAAGCCGCTGTACATGATGCAGGGCCTCGACAGCACCTTCGACGCGGTCTTCCTGGTCTCCTACCACGGGTCGATGGCGACCTCGGCGCCGCTGTCGCACACCTACAACCCGCGGGCGATCGCGCAGGTGCGGCTGAACGGCACGGAGGTGGGCGAGTCGGGCGTCAACGCCCTGGTCGCGCTCGGGTACGGCGTCCCGGTCGTCCTGGTCACCGGCGACGACGTCACCGCGGCGGAGGCCGCACGGGTCAGCCCCGGGGTGCGGGCCGCCGTGGTGAAGACGGCGGTCACCCGGTTCGCCGCCGACAGCCTGCACCCCGAGGTCGCCCGGGAGCTGATCCGCTCCGAGGCGGAGGCGGCGGTCCGCGGGCTCGGGTCCGCCGAACCGCCGGCGATCAGCCTCCCGGCCACGCTCGACGTGACCTTCCGCAACCCGGACCTCGCGGAGCTGGCCACTTGGGTGACCGGGGTGGAGCGGACCGGGACCAGCACCGTCGCGATGACCGACGACGACCCGGTCCGGCTGTTCCGGCGGTTCATCACCACGGTGCTGCTCACGCGCGACCTCGCCGAGTAG
- a CDS encoding molybdopterin-dependent oxidoreductase, with product MSRWGDRLPRAPREADFTSSLRGPEVAARVGLWLGLCFTVAFLTGIWSHLYQDQPSWLTIPTRPVWVYRVTQGLHYLSGTAAVPLLLVKLYAVYPKLFAKVPFGRLRELVPHLLERLSIALLVAAAIFELTTGVLNTTEWYAWSFSFRSTHYAVAWVAFGALVLHVAVKLPVIRSALGRPVDDGERPEPGLTRRGLVRTALGASAVAVLAVAGGTVPWLRTVSLFETHDGSGPQDLPVTKSARAAGVTATALAPSYALEVVHGGTRRTLSLDDLRAMTQHTVTLPIACVEGWSAAAVWTGVRLRDLLDLVDAPAGATVVVRSLQESGAFKASEVRGNLADDDLTLLALLLHGAPLSIDHGYPCRLIAPNRPGVLQTKWVSRIEVA from the coding sequence GTGAGCCGGTGGGGGGACCGTCTGCCGCGCGCGCCCCGCGAGGCGGACTTCACCTCGTCGCTGCGCGGCCCGGAGGTCGCGGCCCGGGTCGGGCTGTGGCTCGGCCTCTGCTTCACCGTCGCGTTCCTGACCGGGATCTGGAGCCACCTCTACCAGGACCAGCCGTCCTGGCTGACCATCCCGACCCGGCCGGTGTGGGTCTACCGGGTCACGCAGGGCCTGCACTACCTGTCCGGCACGGCGGCCGTGCCGCTGCTGCTGGTGAAGCTCTACGCCGTCTACCCGAAGCTGTTCGCGAAGGTGCCGTTCGGGCGGCTGCGCGAGCTCGTCCCGCACCTGCTCGAGCGGCTCTCGATCGCGCTCCTGGTGGCGGCGGCGATCTTCGAGCTGACGACCGGCGTGCTCAACACCACCGAGTGGTACGCCTGGTCCTTCTCGTTCCGCTCGACGCACTACGCCGTGGCCTGGGTGGCGTTCGGGGCGCTGGTGCTGCACGTCGCGGTCAAGCTGCCGGTGATCCGCTCGGCGCTCGGCCGGCCGGTCGACGACGGCGAGCGGCCCGAGCCGGGACTCACCCGCCGCGGCCTCGTGCGCACCGCGCTCGGTGCCTCGGCGGTCGCGGTGCTCGCGGTCGCCGGCGGCACCGTCCCGTGGCTGCGGACCGTGTCGCTGTTCGAGACCCACGACGGGTCGGGGCCGCAGGACCTCCCGGTCACCAAGAGCGCCCGCGCCGCCGGGGTGACCGCGACGGCCCTCGCCCCGTCGTACGCGCTGGAGGTGGTGCACGGCGGCACCCGCCGCACCCTGTCGCTGGACGACCTCCGGGCGATGACCCAGCACACCGTGACCCTGCCGATCGCCTGCGTCGAGGGCTGGAGCGCCGCGGCAGTGTGGACCGGCGTGCGACTGCGCGACCTGCTCGACCTCGTCGACGCCCCGGCCGGCGCCACCGTCGTGGTCCGCTCGCTCCAGGAGTCCGGTGCCTTCAAGGCCTCCGAGGTGCGCGGCAACCTCGCCGACGACGACCTCACCCTGCTCGCGCTGCTCCTGCACGGCGCGCCGCTGAGCATCGACCACGGCTACCCCTGCCGGCTGATCGCCCCGAACCGGCCCGGCGTGCTGCAGACCAAGTGGGTCTCCCGGATCGAGGTGGCGTGA
- a CDS encoding NAD-dependent epimerase/dehydratase family protein, producing MKVLLTGSAGFVGGAVAQALEARGDDVVRVDLLIPEAHAPGTTAADTHLVDVRDLRALRPLLDGVDVVCHQSAMVGAGVTVADLPSYASHNDLGTAVLLAAMHEAGVRRVVAASSMVVYGEGRYVCEEHGDQAPPPRSVAALEGGDFENHCGACGRPLAWATVDEDARLDPRSSYAASKVATEHYLAAWVRQAPGAAVALRYHNVYGPRMPRDTPYSGVAAMFRSSIEQGSPPNVYEDGGQMRDFVHVHDVARANLLAMDQVVAAPDETFTTYNVASGEPVPIRRVAELVAAGVSASTGRDLAPEVSGRYRLGDVRHIVASAEKARDRLGFTARIRPEQGLQAFATAPLR from the coding sequence GTGAAGGTGCTGCTGACCGGGTCGGCCGGCTTCGTCGGCGGGGCGGTCGCGCAGGCGCTCGAGGCCCGCGGCGACGACGTCGTGCGGGTGGACCTGCTGATCCCCGAGGCGCACGCACCGGGCACCACCGCCGCGGACACCCACCTGGTCGACGTGCGCGACCTGCGGGCGCTGCGGCCGCTGCTCGACGGCGTCGACGTCGTGTGCCACCAGTCGGCGATGGTCGGGGCCGGCGTCACGGTGGCCGACCTGCCGTCGTACGCCTCGCACAACGACCTCGGCACCGCGGTGCTGCTCGCGGCGATGCACGAGGCGGGCGTGCGCCGGGTGGTCGCGGCCTCGTCCATGGTGGTCTACGGCGAGGGTCGCTACGTGTGCGAGGAGCACGGCGACCAGGCACCACCGCCGCGCAGCGTCGCGGCCCTGGAGGGCGGTGACTTCGAGAACCACTGCGGGGCGTGCGGCCGTCCGCTGGCCTGGGCGACCGTCGACGAGGACGCCCGCCTCGACCCGCGCAGCAGCTACGCCGCCAGCAAGGTCGCGACCGAGCACTACCTCGCCGCCTGGGTGCGCCAGGCGCCCGGTGCGGCGGTCGCGCTCCGCTACCACAACGTCTACGGGCCGCGGATGCCGCGCGACACCCCCTACTCCGGGGTGGCGGCGATGTTCCGCTCCTCGATCGAGCAGGGCAGCCCGCCGAACGTCTACGAGGACGGCGGCCAGATGCGCGACTTCGTGCACGTGCACGACGTGGCGCGCGCCAACCTGCTGGCGATGGACCAGGTGGTCGCGGCCCCGGACGAGACGTTCACGACCTACAACGTCGCCTCCGGCGAGCCGGTCCCGATCCGGCGGGTGGCCGAGCTCGTGGCGGCCGGGGTGTCGGCGAGCACCGGACGCGACCTGGCCCCGGAGGTCAGCGGGCGCTACCGGCTCGGCGACGTCCGGCACATCGTGGCGTCGGCGGAGAAGGCCCGCGACCGGCTGGGCTTCACCGCGCGGATCCGGCCCGAGCAGGGTCTCCAGGCGTTCGCCACCGCACCCCTGCGGTGA
- a CDS encoding MFS transporter: MSDAGRRVAGWVGGGAAAVARGLYGGARWPDHRLAQVQGRTVRTLVGSQALGGLGMSIGIAVAALLAEDVSGSEKLAGLAQTMQVLGAAVASFLLAHVMGRRGRRVGLTLGYLLGAAGAVLCVVAGVVRSFPLLLVGTTLLGSATAANNQARYAATDLARPAQRARALSLVVWATTIGAVAGPNLTGWAGRAGRALGVPTLTGPFVFGAAGLLAAALVVSVFLRPDPLLVAREAAVARGGAVRHGTSWARVREVVRTRPGVAAGAAALALAHAVMISVMVMTPLHMHHGGAALEVIGVVISVHVLGMYAFAPVVGWATDRFGRPAVLGAGAVVLLVSLALAGTSPAGASYRIAAGLFLLGLGWSLCTIAGSTLLSESAPLDARTDVQGAADLVMGLTAAAAGAVAGVVVGTLGYPALTVFAAVLVTGIATAAEFARRTAGRPAADDEPLAL; encoded by the coding sequence GTGAGCGACGCCGGCCGGCGGGTCGCCGGCTGGGTGGGCGGCGGGGCCGCGGCGGTCGCACGCGGCCTGTACGGCGGGGCGCGCTGGCCGGACCACCGGCTGGCGCAGGTGCAGGGCCGCACGGTCCGCACGCTCGTCGGGTCGCAGGCCCTTGGCGGCCTGGGCATGAGCATCGGCATCGCGGTCGCCGCGCTGCTCGCCGAGGACGTCTCCGGCAGCGAGAAGCTGGCCGGCCTGGCGCAGACCATGCAGGTGCTCGGCGCGGCGGTGGCCTCCTTCCTGCTCGCCCACGTGATGGGCCGGCGCGGGCGCCGGGTCGGGCTCACGCTGGGCTACCTGCTCGGCGCCGCGGGGGCGGTGCTCTGCGTGGTGGCCGGAGTGGTCCGCTCCTTCCCGCTGCTGCTGGTCGGCACCACCCTGCTCGGCTCCGCGACGGCCGCCAACAACCAGGCCCGCTACGCCGCGACCGACCTGGCCCGTCCGGCCCAGCGGGCCCGGGCGCTGTCGCTGGTGGTCTGGGCCACCACGATCGGCGCGGTGGCCGGCCCGAACCTCACCGGCTGGGCCGGCCGCGCCGGCCGCGCGCTGGGCGTGCCGACCCTGACCGGGCCGTTCGTGTTCGGCGCGGCCGGCCTGCTGGCCGCCGCCCTGGTCGTCTCGGTCTTCCTGCGGCCCGACCCGCTGCTCGTCGCCCGGGAGGCCGCGGTCGCGCGCGGTGGCGCGGTCCGGCACGGCACCTCGTGGGCCCGGGTCCGCGAGGTGGTCCGGACCAGGCCGGGAGTCGCCGCGGGTGCCGCGGCCCTCGCCCTCGCGCACGCGGTGATGATCTCGGTGATGGTGATGACCCCGTTGCACATGCACCACGGCGGCGCCGCGCTCGAGGTGATCGGGGTGGTGATCAGCGTCCACGTGCTCGGGATGTACGCGTTCGCGCCCGTCGTCGGGTGGGCCACCGACCGGTTCGGCCGGCCCGCCGTGCTCGGCGCCGGCGCCGTGGTGCTGCTGGTGTCGCTGGCCCTCGCCGGTACGTCGCCGGCGGGGGCGTCGTACCGCATCGCCGCGGGGCTGTTCCTGCTCGGGCTCGGCTGGTCGCTGTGCACGATCGCCGGCTCGACGCTGCTCTCGGAGTCCGCGCCGCTGGACGCCCGCACCGACGTGCAGGGTGCCGCCGACCTCGTGATGGGGCTGACCGCCGCGGCGGCCGGGGCGGTCGCCGGCGTGGTGGTCGGGACGCTGGGCTACCCGGCCCTCACGGTCTTCGCGGCCGTGCTGGTCACCGGCATCGCGACCGCCGCGGAGTTCGCCCGCCGGACCGCCGGGCGTCCCGCCGCGGACGACGAGCCCCTCGCCCTCTGA
- a CDS encoding TIGR04282 family arsenosugar biosynthesis glycosyltransferase produces the protein MRPAVLVMAKAPVAGQVKTRLGAHVGDDVAAHLAAACVLDTLAVCREVFEDCHVALAGDLAGAVRHAALVEALAGWTVHPQRGDGFAARLAHAHADVAAAAGAPVVQIGMDTPHVTAAELAAVAGLVGDGNDAVLGAAEDGGWWVLAVTDPALARPLAGVEMSTARTYVDTLAALRRAGATVAATTVLRDVDEAPDADLVAAAAPGTRFAALWRTVREEVPR, from the coding sequence GTGAGGCCCGCCGTGCTGGTGATGGCCAAGGCACCGGTCGCCGGCCAGGTCAAGACCCGGCTCGGCGCGCACGTCGGCGACGACGTCGCGGCGCACCTCGCCGCGGCCTGCGTCCTGGACACCCTCGCGGTCTGCCGGGAGGTCTTCGAGGACTGCCACGTCGCGCTCGCCGGCGACCTCGCGGGCGCCGTGCGGCACGCCGCCCTGGTCGAGGCGCTGGCCGGCTGGACCGTGCACCCGCAGCGCGGCGACGGCTTCGCCGCGCGGCTCGCGCACGCGCACGCCGACGTGGCCGCGGCGGCCGGCGCGCCCGTCGTACAGATCGGGATGGACACGCCGCACGTCACGGCCGCCGAGCTGGCCGCGGTCGCCGGCCTCGTCGGGGACGGCAACGACGCCGTGCTCGGCGCGGCCGAGGACGGCGGCTGGTGGGTGCTGGCCGTCACCGACCCGGCGCTGGCGCGGCCCCTGGCGGGCGTGGAGATGTCGACAGCGCGGACGTACGTCGACACGCTGGCCGCCCTGCGGCGGGCGGGCGCGACCGTGGCGGCCACGACCGTGCTGCGCGACGTCGACGAGGCACCGGACGCCGACCTCGTCGCGGCGGCCGCGCCTGGCACCCGGTTCGCGGCGCTGTGGCGGACCGTGCGGGAGGAGGTGCCGCGGTGA
- the recA gene encoding recombinase RecA, with translation MAGGDRDKALDAALANIERQFGKGSVMRLGEETRAALEVIPTGAIALDVALGIGGLPRGRVVEIYGPESSGKTTVALHAVANAQRAGGIVAFIDAEHALDPDYAKALGVDTDALLVSQPDSGEQALEIADMLVRSGALDLIVIDSVAALVPRAEIEGEMGDSHVGLQARLMSQALRKMTGALNGAGTTMIFINQLREKIGVMFGSPETTTGGRALKFYASVRLDVRRIETLKDGQEMVGNRTRIKVVKNKVAPPFKQAEFDIMYGQGISREGGLIDVGVEAGLVRKAGAWYTYEGDQLGQGKENSRNFLRDNPDLANELEKRILEKLGVGPTVDTPAAAPAAAPVNVEPTGIDF, from the coding sequence ATGGCTGGTGGAGATCGCGACAAGGCGTTGGACGCCGCGCTCGCTAACATCGAGCGGCAGTTCGGCAAGGGCTCGGTCATGCGACTGGGCGAGGAGACCCGAGCAGCGCTCGAGGTCATCCCGACGGGCGCCATCGCGCTCGACGTGGCACTCGGCATCGGAGGCCTCCCGCGCGGACGCGTGGTGGAGATCTACGGCCCCGAGTCCTCGGGCAAGACGACGGTGGCGCTGCACGCGGTGGCGAACGCCCAGCGGGCCGGCGGCATCGTGGCGTTCATCGACGCCGAGCACGCGCTCGACCCGGACTACGCCAAGGCGCTCGGTGTGGACACCGACGCGCTGCTGGTCTCGCAGCCGGACTCCGGCGAGCAGGCCCTGGAGATCGCGGACATGCTGGTCCGCTCCGGCGCGCTGGACCTGATCGTCATCGACTCCGTCGCGGCGCTCGTGCCCCGCGCCGAGATCGAGGGCGAGATGGGCGACAGCCACGTGGGCCTCCAGGCCCGGCTGATGAGCCAGGCGCTCCGCAAGATGACCGGTGCGCTCAACGGCGCCGGCACCACGATGATCTTCATCAACCAGCTGCGCGAGAAGATCGGCGTGATGTTCGGCTCGCCCGAGACCACCACCGGTGGCCGTGCGCTGAAGTTCTACGCCTCGGTGCGGCTCGACGTGCGCCGCATCGAGACGCTCAAGGACGGCCAGGAGATGGTCGGCAACCGGACCCGCATCAAGGTCGTCAAGAACAAGGTCGCGCCGCCGTTCAAGCAGGCCGAGTTCGACATCATGTACGGCCAGGGCATCAGCCGTGAGGGTGGGCTGATCGACGTCGGCGTCGAGGCGGGCCTCGTCCGCAAGGCCGGCGCCTGGTACACCTACGAGGGCGACCAGCTCGGGCAGGGCAAGGAGAACTCCCGCAACTTCCTGCGGGACAACCCGGACCTCGCCAACGAGCTCGAGAAGCGCATCCTGGAGAAGCTCGGGGTCGGCCCCACGGTCGACACCCCCGCGGCGGCCCCCGCGGCGGCCCCGGTGAACGTCGAGCCGACCGGCATCGACTTCTGA
- a CDS encoding S-methyl-5'-thioadenosine phosphorylase produces MSAPQASVAVIGGSGFYEFLDDAREVEVETPYGAPAAPIAVGEVAGTPVAFLPRHGTGHAFPPHLINYRANLWALRSLGVRQVLAPCAVGGLRAEVAPGDLVVPDQLVDRTLGRVQSYVERGAVHVPFADPYCPTLSQALAAAEGVSLGGTMVVVEGPRFSTRAESQHYAAQGWTLINMTGHPEAVLARELRMCYSAVALVTDMDAGVESGEGVGQAEVFATFARNIDRLKGLLAGVVPYLPGPGAGCACASWADGIELPYEIPGGAA; encoded by the coding sequence ATGTCCGCACCCCAAGCGTCCGTGGCCGTCATCGGCGGCAGTGGCTTCTACGAGTTCCTCGACGACGCGCGGGAGGTCGAGGTCGAGACGCCGTACGGCGCGCCGGCGGCCCCGATCGCGGTCGGCGAGGTGGCCGGTACGCCGGTCGCGTTCCTGCCGCGGCACGGCACCGGGCACGCGTTCCCGCCGCACCTGATCAACTACCGCGCGAACCTGTGGGCGCTGCGGTCCCTCGGGGTGCGCCAGGTGCTCGCGCCGTGCGCCGTCGGCGGCCTCCGGGCCGAGGTCGCCCCGGGTGACCTCGTCGTCCCCGACCAGCTGGTCGACCGGACCCTGGGCCGGGTGCAGAGCTACGTCGAGCGGGGCGCGGTGCACGTGCCGTTCGCGGACCCCTACTGCCCGACGCTGTCGCAGGCCCTGGCCGCGGCCGAGGGTGTCTCGCTCGGCGGCACGATGGTGGTGGTGGAGGGCCCGCGGTTCTCCACGCGCGCCGAGTCGCAGCACTACGCGGCCCAGGGCTGGACGCTGATCAACATGACCGGGCACCCCGAGGCCGTGCTCGCCCGCGAGCTGCGGATGTGCTACTCGGCAGTCGCGCTGGTCACCGACATGGACGCCGGCGTCGAGTCCGGCGAGGGCGTCGGCCAGGCGGAGGTGTTCGCGACGTTCGCGCGCAACATCGACCGCCTCAAGGGCCTGCTGGCCGGCGTGGTCCCCTACCTCCCCGGGCCGGGGGCCGGCTGCGCGTGCGCGTCCTGGGCCGACGGCATCGAGCTGCCCTACGAGATCCCGGGCGGCGCGGCGTGA